Proteins encoded by one window of Sphingosinicella sp. BN140058:
- a CDS encoding TorF family putative porin, which produces MTRTHRALLAAATLLAAAPAAAEDLGGGFTVNGSATLVSDYRFRGISQTDKRFAVQGGLTVSHASGLYGSVWGSSIDDYVASGSDQEIDFVVGYKQTFGGTTIDGGVLYYYYPGGGSANTDFVEPYLAVSHTFGAVTAKATAAYAPSQSALTIGAGDEDNFYLAGDLSGALPGTPISLSAHLGHSFGPSYLTIGDEYTDWSLGASYTLKNLTFGVSYVDTDGDFITPSGRNASKAGVVASVGVAF; this is translated from the coding sequence GTGACACGAACACACAGGGCTCTGCTCGCTGCCGCGACATTACTCGCTGCGGCGCCTGCCGCTGCCGAGGATCTCGGCGGCGGCTTCACCGTCAACGGCAGCGCCACTCTGGTTTCGGACTACCGGTTCCGCGGCATCTCGCAGACCGACAAAAGGTTCGCCGTCCAGGGCGGCCTCACCGTCTCGCACGCGTCGGGCCTCTACGGCAGCGTCTGGGGCTCCTCGATCGACGATTATGTCGCCTCCGGCTCGGACCAGGAGATCGACTTCGTCGTGGGCTACAAGCAGACCTTCGGCGGCACGACGATCGACGGCGGCGTCCTCTATTATTATTATCCGGGCGGCGGCAGTGCCAACACCGATTTCGTCGAGCCCTATCTCGCGGTCTCGCACACGTTCGGCGCGGTGACCGCGAAGGCGACCGCCGCCTATGCGCCGAGCCAGTCGGCGCTGACCATCGGCGCCGGCGACGAGGACAATTTCTACCTTGCCGGCGATCTCTCGGGCGCGCTGCCCGGAACGCCGATCAGCCTCTCGGCCCATCTCGGCCACAGCTTCGGGCCGAGCTACCTCACCATCGGCGACGAATATACCGATTGGAGCCTGGGCGCGTCCTACACGCTCAAGAACCTTACCTTCGGCGTCTCCTACGTCGACACTGACGGCGATTTCATCACGCCGAGCGGCCGCAATGCCAGCAAGGCCGGCGTCGTTGCGTCGGTCGGCGTCGCATTCTGA
- a CDS encoding ammonium transporter: MKLATRISGGLGALALNAFLTMPAWAQDAAAPAAPAEPAAAFTPTADMVNKGDTAWMLVSSALVLLMSVPALALFYGGLVRAKNMLSVLMQVLTIVAIASLVWVGWGYSLAFTSGNQFVGGLSKAFLAGVDGTTLAATFSNGVYIPEFAFVVFQMTFACITPALIVGAFAERVKFWPLMLFVVIWLTVVYFPMAHMVWYWAGPDFLAATVVKDASGAIVSQDAGYLWGMGALDFAGGTVVHINAGIAGLAGCVVIGKRLGYKTEAMPPHSLVMTMIGASLLWVGWFGFNAGSNLEANGVTAVAFINTFVATAAAALAWALIEQIVHKKPSLLGAATGAVAGLVAITPASGFGAPGTSIVLGAVASIICFFFVTTVKNKLKYDDSLDVFGVHCVGGIVGAIGTAIVADPALGGQGFFDYTVMPAVAGTYDMGAQLITQIKAVALTLVFSGGVSLILFYALDKTIGLRPPADFEREGLDINEHGERAYNP, encoded by the coding sequence ATGAAGCTCGCAACACGGATTTCAGGAGGCCTAGGCGCGCTGGCGCTGAATGCCTTCCTGACGATGCCGGCCTGGGCGCAGGACGCCGCCGCACCTGCGGCACCAGCCGAACCCGCAGCGGCGTTCACGCCGACGGCCGACATGGTCAACAAGGGCGACACTGCCTGGATGCTGGTTTCGTCGGCACTGGTGCTGCTGATGTCGGTGCCGGCGCTCGCCTTGTTCTACGGCGGCCTGGTACGCGCCAAGAACATGCTTTCGGTGCTGATGCAGGTGCTGACGATCGTCGCCATTGCGTCCCTGGTCTGGGTCGGCTGGGGCTACAGCCTCGCCTTCACCAGCGGCAACCAATTCGTCGGCGGCCTCTCCAAGGCCTTCCTGGCAGGGGTCGACGGCACCACCCTCGCCGCCACCTTCTCCAATGGCGTCTACATCCCGGAGTTCGCCTTCGTCGTCTTCCAGATGACCTTCGCCTGCATCACGCCGGCCCTCATCGTCGGCGCCTTTGCGGAACGCGTGAAGTTCTGGCCCCTGATGCTGTTCGTGGTGATCTGGCTGACCGTCGTCTATTTCCCGATGGCCCACATGGTCTGGTACTGGGCCGGCCCGGACTTCCTCGCCGCGACCGTGGTCAAGGACGCTTCCGGCGCCATCGTCTCTCAGGATGCGGGTTATCTTTGGGGCATGGGTGCGCTCGATTTCGCCGGTGGCACCGTCGTCCACATCAACGCCGGCATTGCGGGCCTTGCCGGCTGCGTCGTGATCGGCAAGCGGCTCGGCTACAAGACCGAGGCGATGCCGCCCCACTCATTGGTGATGACGATGATTGGCGCTTCGCTGCTGTGGGTGGGCTGGTTCGGCTTCAACGCCGGCTCCAACCTGGAGGCCAACGGGGTCACTGCGGTTGCCTTCATCAACACTTTCGTCGCCACTGCGGCCGCGGCACTCGCCTGGGCGCTGATCGAGCAGATCGTCCACAAGAAGCCGTCCCTGCTCGGCGCCGCAACCGGCGCGGTCGCGGGCCTGGTCGCGATCACCCCGGCCTCGGGCTTCGGCGCACCGGGAACCTCGATCGTCCTCGGCGCGGTCGCCTCGATCATCTGCTTCTTCTTCGTCACGACGGTGAAGAACAAGCTCAAATATGACGATTCGCTCGACGTATTCGGCGTGCACTGCGTCGGCGGCATCGTCGGTGCGATCGGTACCGCCATCGTCGCCGATCCGGCGCTCGGCGGCCAAGGCTTCTTCGATTACACGGTGATGCCTGCCGTTGCCGGAACCTACGACATGGGCGCGCAGCTGATTACGCAGATCAAGGCGGTAGCCCTGACCCTGGTGTTCTCGGGCGGCGTGTCGCTGATCCTGTTCTACGCTCTCGACAAGACGATCGGGCTTCGCCCGCCCGCCGATTTCGAGCGCGAAGGCCTTGACATCAACGAGCATGGCGAACGCGCCTACAATCCGTAA
- a CDS encoding DUF2794 domain-containing protein, whose product MGDVYPFPGGSSPQIGFTRAELSRIIDLYGRMVAAGFWKDYALEFGKDHAAFWAFRRTAERPEFKIEKRPSLRNKQGMWALINEGGMVMRRGHELGPVLAPVERRLMKVVG is encoded by the coding sequence ATGGGTGACGTCTACCCTTTTCCGGGCGGCTCATCGCCTCAGATCGGCTTCACCCGAGCCGAGCTGAGCCGGATCATCGATCTCTACGGCCGCATGGTCGCCGCCGGCTTCTGGAAGGATTATGCGCTGGAATTCGGCAAGGACCATGCCGCATTCTGGGCCTTCCGCCGCACCGCCGAGCGGCCCGAGTTCAAGATCGAGAAACGCCCCTCGCTGCGCAACAAGCAGGGCATGTGGGCGCTCATCAACGAGGGCGGCATGGTCATGCGACGCGGCCATGAACTCGGCCCCGTGCTGGCGCCGGTCGAGCGCCGGCTGATGAAGGTTGTCGGCTAG
- a CDS encoding ABC transporter permease: MRKVESKLARIVPPMLLIALLIAIWWIVVLRSDNAIFPTPVQVATGAWALVQDGTLWQHIEASLVRVELGFGLAFLVAVPLGLWMGWVSSAFYTLNPLFQMLRPISPIAWIPVAILWFGVGDLSPIFLIFISSVFPMMVQTTMGVRTIDRRYLRAAANFGVSRRTLFLRVVIPAVLPEIIIGMRIGLGVAWLVVVAAEMIALNTGLGYLIMDSRNAGNRYDLVIASMVIIGVIGLLLDGITRLLEQLNIVKWRYVR, encoded by the coding sequence ATGCGGAAGGTCGAAAGCAAGCTGGCGAGGATCGTGCCGCCGATGCTGCTGATCGCGCTGCTGATCGCGATCTGGTGGATCGTCGTGCTGCGCAGCGACAATGCCATCTTCCCGACACCGGTGCAGGTGGCGACCGGGGCCTGGGCGCTCGTCCAGGACGGCACGCTGTGGCAGCATATCGAGGCGTCCCTGGTGCGGGTCGAGCTCGGCTTCGGCCTCGCTTTCCTGGTTGCGGTGCCGCTCGGCCTCTGGATGGGCTGGGTGTCGAGTGCCTTCTACACGCTCAACCCGCTGTTCCAGATGCTCCGGCCGATCTCGCCGATCGCCTGGATCCCGGTCGCCATCCTCTGGTTCGGGGTCGGCGACCTGTCGCCGATCTTCCTGATCTTCATCTCCTCGGTGTTTCCGATGATGGTGCAGACGACGATGGGGGTGCGCACGATCGACCGGCGCTATTTGCGGGCCGCCGCAAATTTCGGCGTCTCGCGCCGGACGCTCTTCCTCCGGGTGGTGATCCCGGCGGTGCTGCCGGAGATCATCATCGGCATGCGCATCGGCCTCGGCGTCGCATGGCTGGTCGTCGTCGCCGCCGAGATGATCGCCCTCAACACCGGCCTCGGTTATTTGATCATGGACTCGCGCAACGCCGGCAACCGCTACGATCTCGTGATTGCCAGCATGGTCATCATCGGCGTGATCGGGCTGCTGCTCGACGGCATCACTCGTCTCCTCGAACAGCTCAACATCGTGAAGTGGCGCTATGTCCGGTAA
- a CDS encoding ABC transporter ATP-binding protein, with the protein MSGNKIVVDSITKGFGALAVVDGVSFDVADGEFVAIVGPSGCGKSTLLNIIAGFERADRGSVRIDGVVRTGPNKNGIMISQHGSVFPWLTVQQNLMFGLSGTSHGDQEGRTRRYLDMVGLAGFEAAYPHELSGGMLKRVEIARALVVKPEILYMDEPFSALDALMSLRMQTELRRILDEERHTVLLITHDVEEAIYLADRILVLSPRPTTIQTTFHVDMPHPRKLSDPRAQRLREDILKELGL; encoded by the coding sequence ATGTCCGGTAACAAGATCGTCGTCGACAGCATCACCAAGGGGTTCGGCGCGCTGGCGGTAGTCGACGGTGTCAGCTTCGACGTCGCCGACGGCGAATTCGTCGCGATCGTCGGCCCGTCGGGCTGCGGCAAATCGACCTTGCTGAACATCATCGCAGGCTTCGAACGTGCGGATCGGGGATCGGTCCGGATCGACGGAGTCGTCCGCACCGGTCCGAACAAGAACGGGATCATGATCTCCCAGCACGGCTCCGTCTTCCCTTGGCTGACCGTGCAGCAGAATCTGATGTTCGGTCTGTCGGGCACCAGCCATGGCGACCAGGAAGGACGCACCAGGCGCTATCTCGACATGGTCGGCCTCGCCGGGTTCGAAGCCGCCTACCCGCACGAGCTGTCCGGCGGCATGTTGAAGCGCGTCGAGATCGCGCGGGCGCTCGTCGTCAAACCCGAAATCCTGTACATGGACGAGCCCTTCTCGGCGCTCGATGCCCTGATGAGCCTCAGAATGCAGACCGAGCTGCGGCGCATCCTCGACGAGGAGCGGCATACGGTGCTTCTGATCACCCACGATGTCGAGGAAGCGATCTATCTGGCCGATCGCATCCTGGTGCTGTCGCCTCGCCCCACCACCATCCAGACCACCTTCCACGTCGACATGCCGCACCCCCGCAAGCTCTCGGATCCGAGAGCGCAAAGGCTCCGCGAGGACATCTTGAAGGAACTCGGGCTCTAG
- a CDS encoding helix-turn-helix domain-containing protein, whose product MDPLAASMPPEELRRAMAKLGYKTHGDLAESIGVSRSSVSLWVQGKVGVPRPVAMLIRMMLAAQRRNF is encoded by the coding sequence ATGGATCCGCTCGCCGCTTCGATGCCGCCCGAGGAACTTCGCCGCGCCATGGCGAAGCTTGGCTACAAGACGCACGGCGATCTTGCCGAGTCGATCGGGGTCTCTCGCTCCTCGGTGAGCCTGTGGGTGCAGGGCAAGGTCGGCGTGCCGCGCCCGGTGGCGATGCTGATCCGAATGATGCTCGCGGCGCAACGCCGCAACTTCTGA
- the epsC gene encoding serine O-acetyltransferase EpsC: MLAGLVSYLDSIKARDPAPRTRWEILLYPGVWALGLHRLAHWLFRGELYFLARLINHVARFFTAIDIHPGAVIGRNFFIDHGFVVIGETAVIGDDVTIYQQVTLGGTNPTNGEPGKRHPTISDGAIIGSGAQVLGPIVVGPRARIGANAVVTRDVPEGATMVGIPARSTLVAVERTSGNFLPYGTPCSETLDPATQKLEILQCEVEQLRKRLAELLEERAAGEVSERERDRA, encoded by the coding sequence ATGCTGGCGGGTCTCGTTTCCTATCTCGATTCGATCAAGGCCCGCGATCCGGCGCCGCGTACCCGCTGGGAGATCCTGCTTTACCCCGGCGTATGGGCGCTCGGTCTGCACCGCCTCGCGCATTGGCTGTTCCGCGGCGAGCTTTATTTCCTGGCGCGGCTGATCAACCATGTCGCGCGCTTCTTCACCGCGATCGACATCCATCCCGGCGCCGTTATCGGCCGCAACTTTTTCATCGACCACGGCTTCGTCGTCATCGGTGAGACGGCCGTGATCGGCGACGACGTCACCATCTACCAGCAGGTCACGCTCGGCGGGACCAATCCGACCAATGGCGAGCCCGGCAAGCGACACCCGACCATTTCAGACGGTGCCATCATCGGCTCCGGCGCCCAGGTGCTCGGACCGATCGTGGTCGGACCTCGCGCCCGGATCGGCGCCAATGCCGTTGTCACGCGGGACGTGCCGGAGGGGGCGACGATGGTCGGCATCCCGGCACGTTCGACCCTGGTTGCGGTCGAGCGGACGTCGGGCAATTTCCTGCCCTATGGCACGCCATGCTCAGAAACGCTCGATCCCGCCACGCAGAAGCTGGAGATTCTCCAGTGCGAGGTGGAGCAATTGCGCAAGCGCCTCGCCGAGCTGCTCGAGGAGCGAGCGGCGGGCGAGGTCAGCGAGAGGGAGCGTGATCGCGCCTGA
- a CDS encoding ABC transporter substrate-binding protein, whose protein sequence is MEPEPPSQSPVEGRKIERRWLLRGALGAGAAAAVALPARRFLSPAEAAQPLTVGGLAVTCNLTLPIACAANDAANPFGMRDAAQLAFGYSRYTGWPELKESLMSGDLQAAYMLAPLVMDLADKQVPVKIVSIGHRSGAVIMVHKDSPYQRFRDLAGKRIAIPSRFAVDFLFLRKMLSNEGMSPKDVEIVEMAPADMPAALYVKGVDAYCTGEPFGAAAQSAGYARVLRMTRDEWPRYMCCVLTVRDELIKANRPLVQNLVNYVLAAGAWLDGQRQNREKAVRIAARREYFNQDPNILRFVMNNPTDRVTYGDLRMIPREFDELMELAVAAGALSRPVAYSKYVDESFARAARPASIAL, encoded by the coding sequence ATGGAGCCGGAGCCGCCATCACAATCCCCGGTCGAGGGCCGCAAGATCGAGCGACGCTGGCTGCTGCGCGGGGCGCTCGGCGCCGGCGCGGCCGCTGCGGTGGCGCTTCCCGCGCGCCGCTTCCTCTCGCCCGCCGAAGCTGCGCAGCCGCTCACCGTCGGCGGCCTTGCGGTCACCTGCAATCTGACCTTGCCGATCGCCTGCGCCGCCAACGACGCCGCCAACCCATTCGGTATGCGGGACGCAGCGCAGCTCGCCTTCGGTTACAGCCGCTATACCGGCTGGCCCGAGCTCAAGGAGTCGCTGATGTCCGGCGACCTTCAGGCCGCCTATATGCTGGCGCCTTTGGTCATGGATCTCGCCGACAAGCAGGTTCCGGTGAAGATCGTCTCGATCGGCCATCGCTCGGGCGCGGTGATCATGGTCCACAAGGACTCACCCTATCAGCGGTTTCGCGATCTCGCCGGCAAGCGCATCGCGATCCCGAGCCGCTTCGCGGTCGACTTCCTGTTCCTGCGCAAGATGCTGAGCAACGAGGGCATGAGCCCCAAGGATGTCGAGATCGTCGAGATGGCGCCGGCGGACATGCCCGCGGCGCTCTACGTCAAGGGCGTCGACGCTTATTGCACCGGCGAGCCGTTCGGGGCAGCGGCCCAGAGCGCCGGCTATGCGCGGGTGCTGCGGATGACGCGCGACGAGTGGCCGCGCTACATGTGCTGCGTGCTGACCGTCCGGGACGAGCTGATCAAGGCGAACCGCCCGCTGGTCCAGAACCTCGTCAATTATGTCCTCGCCGCCGGCGCCTGGCTCGACGGGCAACGGCAGAATCGCGAGAAGGCGGTGCGGATCGCCGCCCGGCGCGAATATTTCAACCAGGATCCGAACATCCTTCGCTTCGTGATGAACAATCCCACCGATCGCGTCACCTATGGCGATCTGCGGATGATCCCGCGCGAGTTCGACGAGTTGATGGAATTGGCGGTTGCCGCCGGAGCATTGTCGCGGCCCGTTGCCTATTCGAAATATGTCGACGAAAGCTTCGCGCGCGCGGCCCGGCCGGCATCGATCGCGCTTTGA
- a CDS encoding P-II family nitrogen regulator — protein MKLIIAIIKPFKLDEVREALSGIGVQGMTVSEVRGFGRQKGQTEIYRGAEYVTNMVPKVRIEIVVAADLAGRVVETIEQTARTGSIGDGKLFVLDVQQALRIRTGETDHDAL, from the coding sequence ATGAAACTCATCATTGCGATCATCAAGCCGTTCAAGCTGGACGAGGTTCGCGAGGCACTCTCGGGCATCGGGGTCCAGGGCATGACGGTCTCCGAAGTGCGCGGGTTCGGCCGCCAGAAGGGGCAGACCGAAATCTACCGGGGCGCCGAATACGTCACCAACATGGTGCCCAAGGTGCGGATCGAGATCGTCGTTGCCGCCGATCTTGCCGGTCGCGTCGTCGAGACGATCGAGCAGACCGCACGCACCGGCTCGATCGGCGACGGCAAGCTGTTCGTGCTCGACGTGCAGCAGGCGCTGCGCATCCGGACCGGCGAGACCGACCATGATGCGCTGTGA
- a CDS encoding SCO family protein, with protein sequence MTVRPRSGRAGLAATLLLVLVIAGTAIALFARAPVRPYGMRAGAFDPPRAAPELDLRGSDGSKVTLTRYRGKVVLLTFGFTNCAAVCPTTLATLAQARAALGVDAKSVQVIFVTVDPERDDTARMREYLGAFDPSFIGATGSPEALANVRRAYGVTATREGAGADYAMRHTSSIFMIDGAGKLRALMPFGHDAADFVHDIPFLAGR encoded by the coding sequence TTGACCGTCCGGCCGCGATCTGGGCGCGCGGGCCTGGCAGCAACCCTGTTGCTGGTGCTGGTCATCGCCGGCACAGCCATCGCCCTGTTCGCGCGCGCACCGGTCCGTCCCTACGGCATGCGCGCCGGCGCATTCGATCCTCCGCGTGCCGCACCCGAACTCGATCTGCGCGGATCGGACGGATCGAAGGTGACGCTGACACGCTACCGGGGGAAGGTCGTGTTGCTGACCTTCGGCTTCACCAATTGCGCCGCCGTCTGCCCGACCACGCTGGCGACGCTGGCGCAAGCCCGTGCCGCGCTCGGCGTCGACGCGAAGTCGGTGCAGGTGATCTTCGTGACCGTCGATCCGGAGCGGGACGATACGGCGCGGATGCGCGAATATCTCGGCGCGTTCGACCCGAGCTTCATCGGTGCGACGGGATCTCCGGAGGCTCTGGCGAACGTACGCCGCGCCTACGGCGTAACGGCAACGCGCGAAGGCGCCGGCGCCGATTACGCGATGCGCCACACCTCGTCGATCTTCATGATCGACGGCGCCGGCAAGCTGCGGGCGCTGATGCCGTTCGGGCACGATGCCGCCGACTTCGTCCACGACATCCCCTTCCTGGCGGGCCGCTAG